atatttaaaagagcagttaaggcccattatattgttaacgactattaatagtatgtatatacttactcatttattgtatgttatagtatttaaatatgtaagtgttgtttttatatttatttattaattatattatttactttttatctttttgtgtacactagtttatgtattagcatgtagttattcgcatgtatgtattttattattagtaccaccagcagtctattctccttattctttttttttcctaattctaaggttgcctggcagagatcgctattaagcgataaggccgcattttgtattactacttctttcgatatgtttctgtttttgttatattttaaatatgttaatgttgtggtatacaaataaagagttttaataatttaataataataaggagCTTTGAGATTTCTGAAGACGGTATGTCCTGAAGGGTGCTGCCAGCAAGATTGCGACTGTgtgcaaagaaaaaaaattgctacaCGACAAATACCTGCGGAtatttagtagcagtagagctttttgtggcagagcccATACGAGAAGTACTActgccgtgcttatttctgccgtcaagcagcatttctgtgttccatTCGTATATTTACAGGAAACGGTGATAgggcattgggtaggagctcgacttcactttcggatgGCCGAGCTCGAATCGTTTCTAGAttgcgtgcgttttaagtaattaaaatatcacttgcttcaatggtgaaggaaaacgtcgtgagggaacctgcatacctgagagttctacataatgttctccaaggtgtgtggactccaccaatccgcattgagcCAGtttggtggaatacggccttaatcccttcttatTGTAAGAGAaggcccgtgctctgtagtggaccggtaatgggttgatgtgatgaatatGGCTAACAGCTAGTAGCTTAAAAATTGATTGTAAGATGGTTCACGAGGTTcatatgaaatatctttttagGATTTGGGCCatacatttacaaaatatttgtgaGTGAGTGTGTGAAAGTAGTAAGCAATTTTCGTAGACTTGTGGATAGGAACATtggtttaatatgttactatggtAGAAACTTGACTAGAgttatgaaatatctttttagATTTTGGTCAatacatttacaaaatatttgtgacagacagacagaaagataAGTGACCTCGCATTGCTCGGTTAATATTTCAGTTGTAGTAAGACAGTCGTTTCGTAACGTAGGTTTATAAATCAAACGTAGTAGAATATTCAAAAGCCGAACCGTGCATTCATTGCCGGATCGATACGAATCTCGGCTATTTTGAATGCGAAGATATTTTCAACGGCGTCGGCTTCAATTATACTTATACAGCCTGTTTCAACTCCACGCTACATTAATTTGCTTTTAGTGGAGTTACCAATTTAGTTTTTGGTATTTTGTGCAGAGCTCGTGTATTTAAAGTTACAGAAATTATCGCGTTCAATGAATATTTATGCTGGGTTAATCGAATAGATGGATGGAAATGGATTTATTATcatttcattaattcattaattaaaggGTCTCACACCTGGATagtaaaaaggttttattaaacccatggTGTGATTTTTATATCCCTGCTATTTATTCACTGACACTACAACATGCCAAAGGTTTAGAAGTTACACGTAGTACGGGTAacaaattacagaaaaaaaaaatacaatacctaccaaatatatttttgccCGACCCCGGGCTGGTTCCAAATCGGAGCAAATCGAAGAAGTAAATGGAAttcttacaaattatttaaagacAAAATATGAGATGAAAGTTTATGTGGGTTAATGACCGGCCGAAGTCGAGCAACAGCTGGAATAATCAGGTGCTATGATGCTAGAAGAAAAACAATCTAATGGAAATAAAGCAGAGCATCAGCATTCAGTAGTACTTCGAGGAATGAGAATTCATTCTCGTGCCACTGGTGGAACTAGAAGGAATTATCATTCCTCGTCGAGGAAGCAACTCGAGATAGGACCATTGGTACGTTATGTACTACGCTTTGGGCGGAATTATATACTGTTTGGTGGACTACATCCAAAACACCGCCATTTGGCTCCAAGTATTGAAGTGCTGATATCGCAGTGCCTACGTTTTACCAACAAGTTTTACGTTTCCACGAGAAATCTTGTAAAACCAAAATGTCCTTAGGGACAGTATGGTTAGAAGCCAATTTTTCCTAACAATACCTATAGGAGGTAAccctatttatttttgaaaataagatTGTGAAATTAGACTTAAAATTGTCAGgacatcaaatatttattattaggttttcTATTGGATTAAaactatgataaaaataaaatatatactgtaataaaacaaaattaaaatacacaatataATAACGAAATTCTTAACAAAAAGCAAGTCTAGTCTCCTTCGTCACCACCCTCTTCCTCTTCGTCAAATTCACCTTCTTCCTCTGCCGTGGCCTCCTGATATTGCTGATACTCCGATACTAAATCGTTCATGTTGCTTTCGGCTTCAGTAAATTCCATTTCATCCATCCCTTCGCCGGTATACCAATGCAAGAACGCCTTGCGTCTGAACATAGCCGTAAATTGCTCCGAAATTCGCTTGAACAACTCTTGAATAGCGGTAGAATTTCCAATGAATGTAGCAGACATCTTCAAACCGCGAGGTGGAATATCGCACACAGCAGTTTTCACATTATTGGGAATCCATTCGACGAAATAGGAAGAGTTTTTATTCTGTATATTCATCATTTGCTCGTCCACTTCTTTCATTGACATACGACCTCGGAAAACTGCAGCTACGGTCAAGTAGCGACCGTGACGAGGATCGCAAGCCGCCATCATGTTCTTGGCGTCGAACATCTGCTGTGTTAATTCTGGTACTGTCAAAGCTCGGTACTGCTGACTGCCACGAGAAGTTAATGGAGCAAAGCCAGGAATGAAAAAGTGAAGACGAGGGAATGGCACCATATTCACTGCAAGTTTTCGCAAATCAGCATTCAATTGTCCAGGGAATCTCAGACAGGTGGTAACGCCAGACATTGTCGCCGACACCAGATGGTTCAGATCTCCGTACGTCGGTGTGGTCAGTTTCAGTGTTCGGAAGCAAATATCGTATAAAGCTTCATTGTCAATGCAGTAAGATTCGTCAGTGTTTTCTACAAGTTGGTGCACAGAGAGTGTAGCATTATATGGCTCGACCACTGTATCAGATACTTTAGGCGAAGGGACAACGCTAAATGTGTTCATGATTCGATCAGGATACTCTTCTCTAATCTTGGAAATCAAAAGTGTCCCTAAGCCTGCTCCAGTACCTCCACCAAGTGAATGCGTTAGCTGAAAGCCTTGAAGACAATCACACCCTTCCGCTTCTTTTCTCACAACATCAAGAACAGAGTCAACAAGTTCTGCTCCTTCAGTATAATGTCCTTTGGCCCAATTATTACCAGCACCTGATTGGCCGAAGACAAAGTTGTCTGGGCGGAAAATTTGGCCAAATGGTCCTGATCGGACCGAGTCCATAGTACCGGGTTCAAGATCCACCAGAATGGCTCTCGGTACATATTTACCTCCAGTAGCTTCGTTGTAATACACGTTTATACGCTCTAACTGAAGGTCGGAGTCACCGTGGTATGTGCCAGTTGGATCGATGCCATGCTCGTCCGATATGACCTCCCAGAACTGGAAATGAAAGATTTATGTTACTGCATTGCTACACAAGAACACCTGCTGGTTTAGTTTTCTCTGTTAAGGTAGTTTCCTGTTGTAAAATACTAGTAACCACCTATACACTACACCTGTATACCTAGaactagtaatataatattattgttccACCAAGGTCAATAGTTGAAATTGTAGCagtaacatttttatcaaacatgaatatttattgACTTCGTTTATTGAATGCTATTGATtccgtaaattatttataggatAAGATCAGTTACGATGTCCCATTATCTTATTCTTCAAAAATTACGTGATCTCTTTCATCTGTCCAATAAACGATTTGCCACACAAAAtgctttgaaaaataatttaatgtcagcatgaaatattttgtatggaaagtAACAGATTTTATCGCacctgatattaaaaataatgcaacTTAAACAGGAATACTTTCTTAGCAGATGTCTATAGGAAAAAGGAAACACGAAAGACATTTAAGATCCGTTGTGGACACGAAGTTTCTAAGAAAGTTTGTCTATCCATCTAAGTAAACTATTGTGCTGTCTCAATTCTTGAACCGGAGCGACGCCTTGCCATTCGATAGTGGAAAAAAGGTGAAGTCTCTAATGGTCTCTTCAAATCTAAGGATTTCCATCGATATCTTACCTTTGCACCGATTTGATTTCCGCACTGTCCAGCTTGTATATGAACAATTTCTCTCATCTTACTTAGgtatcttttattaatattatttccttaaataaacactttttacCGAACGGAATATTTCCACGACCAACTAGACAGATGGACTTAAAACAAATGCGATTTTTCATAGCACgttccaattattattataatatttttcttttatttcgaaaacatttttttgaaagtacacatatacgtttgagtttttatattattttacaataatcaaACCTTCTTCTTATTTACACTTTTTACGAGCACTTACGGTGTGTTtacattgaataaattaatttaaaatacatataacattTTCAAATCGGCTGGAGGGCTCTCCGGCAAACTTGGCTTGTATGTTTTAAGCTATGGTTCTCATACCACCTGTGccatagttattatatttttaagtttttataagtcGTAAAGCGACTCTTACGTTATCTATACTagtaggaaataaaaattaactgtaGAGTAAAAATGAAATAAGAGTGAACTGTACCGATATGTGCCCCTCACCTTAACACTTCAGCAACTCGTTGAGTTACGTCGGTGACTCTGGTTCTTGTAGGAATCTAACTTCTGATTTGAGTTTTATGTAAATTTGAACCTTACGTAATAGGAAATAAGAGGTATTCACGTTAATTAACTCTCAGCTAAAAGGTGAAGAGAAATacattagttaattaatttgatAGGTTTCATTCGGCATTCGTTTGTCATGTGTTATTAATTACTCTAACTGTATTTTCGCTATAcaaagctattatttttttattccactacaagtgatcagcaatttcacctggtagtAATTTCATGATGCAGTGTTATATGGTAACAGgcaacctgttaggaagtatggctaTTTACTATTTGAATATTAAGCGTACACCTGGTAACAGGGTAGTAAGaagccacggcggaagcctcccactaAACATATTGGAACAGGAAAGTGTCTAAACTGACCTAACCAAAAATTTTTTGTTTCGATATCCTCCCGGATACCACAGCACCATGGAAAGGTACGGAGGTTATGTCAAACTCGCACCGGCTAAAACTCCACGGTGTTTCTAAGCAGTCGTCAGGCGGCTGGGCCACGGGAATGCTTTCGCCCACATACGCGAAAAACTAACCAAATAAAGGTTAGGTTGTAACCTAATTATGTAACCtaatggcgcaacggtgagcttcgtgaatttaagtaggaagtcccgggcttgattcccagcaggggaaatatggtaatttataatttctgaattttctctggtctggtctgggctttggccgtggctagataccagcctaccgacaaagacgtgccgctaagcgatttagtgttccggtgcgatatcgcgttgaaaccgattagacgtatgactatcatactccctaacaggttagcccgcttccatcttagactgcatcatcacttactaccagatgagattgcagtcaagggatatcttgtagaggaataaacaAAATACTGTGTATGTGTTTCTGTGTGGCTTATTTTTTAAGTGGTAGTAGTCTAAATTTGATACGATTTTGTAACTTACTAAGCCTCGTACAGTCTGCTTATAATTTCTGTAACATTTGAGATTAAAAAACGTTGCGCTACAGGCAagggctaaataaataaataaacaaaattataccacgacaatacacacatcgttacctattcccaaagtaagcgtagcttgtgttatgggtactaagataaccgataaataattttatgaatattatacatagatACCTATAATGTCcagagaaacacccagacactgaaaaacatggaGTTGTGAACCCACTGCCTTTGAcctagaaagcagggtcaatgcccactgcgacattcggccgtcaaaaactAAAGTGCAaaactaaaagtaaataaaagtcaaaatttttcataaatataacttgGTTTTTCCCTTCAAAAATCAACTTCTTTCTTTCATATAAACTGTACTTCCTTATTTCACCCATATGGGATGGGCAAAAACTGTGAACCACGTGTTTCTTATTTTAAGCCCAATTACCAAGTTTTATGAGataatttgaaaaatgaatgacttttatataaactttaaccCGTTCGGGAATGGAATTTTAAACAATCCTTTCTTAGTACACCCTAGGGTGTTAAAAGAATATTCTCTCAAAATTTCAAAGTATATAACATACTCTGGTGAGAATAATTGCTTATACCGCACCGTGTAACGGGCtacttacatattattatatatatatttttttttattaacgatagtcaattcactctagccttgaagatactcaaattatacgtggcaggaaacacagttgccgggagggcgttcgaCATCTTaccggcacgtatcagaaatgttgataaaaaacgtttcgtgcttgttgaagaagaagaagagctCCTTGTGACATATCACTCAATACTAGGTGACCCGCGCAAGTTCGTCTGCATTtcatcggttttaatatcttaaaaaaccttgtcagaaaacagacagacaaacagacagacagacagatagacagacagacagacaggcagacagacagacagacagacagacggacggacggacggacggacgtcacgaattaatatttttaaaataaaggaaaataaagtACATCGTAAAAGTACCTTCGGCGATAAATATGTCTCAAAGAAATATCAGTCTACCCAAGCTAAATTATTGTAGTTTGCCATATT
The sequence above is drawn from the Pararge aegeria chromosome 24, ilParAegt1.1, whole genome shotgun sequence genome and encodes:
- the LOC120634543 gene encoding tubulin beta chain is translated as MREIVHIQAGQCGNQIGAKFWEVISDEHGIDPTGTYHGDSDLQLERINVYYNEATGGKYVPRAILVDLEPGTMDSVRSGPFGQIFRPDNFVFGQSGAGNNWAKGHYTEGAELVDSVLDVVRKEAEGCDCLQGFQLTHSLGGGTGAGLGTLLISKIREEYPDRIMNTFSVVPSPKVSDTVVEPYNATLSVHQLVENTDESYCIDNEALYDICFRTLKLTTPTYGDLNHLVSATMSGVTTCLRFPGQLNADLRKLAVNMVPFPRLHFFIPGFAPLTSRGSQQYRALTVPELTQQMFDAKNMMAACDPRHGRYLTVAAVFRGRMSMKEVDEQMMNIQNKNSSYFVEWIPNNVKTAVCDIPPRGLKMSATFIGNSTAIQELFKRISEQFTAMFRRKAFLHWYTGEGMDEMEFTEAESNMNDLVSEYQQYQEATAEEEGEFDEEEEGGDEGD